The sequence GTCGAGCGCCGGTAGAAAAAGTCGTAGTAGTCGCGGTCGGCGGCCTGAGCCATGAAGTCGCTCAACGGCTGCAGCCTGAGCATCAAGTGCGCTACGCGCCGCTCCAACTCCCCGCTAAGCCGGCCCAGCAGGGAAGGCTTGTTTTTTTGTTTCGCTTCCATCCGTACTCCAACAAGCTGTAACTAATGTTTCCGTCTTGACTTCCCCGAACGGGCATTTCAAGCCTCGGCGCCGGGAAAACCCTGTGACAGCACTCAGAAATGGTACACTGCGCGGCCGGGAGATGTTCCCCGGTTTCCAGCAGTCAGCTCAGCCGCGCGGGCAGAGTGGAGCGCTTAGCGCGCCATCAGACCTTCCAGTTCGTCGACCGTGCTGGGGATATTCCGGCTCAACACCCGGCTGCCGTTTTCGGTTACCAGGACATCGTCCTCTATCCGCACGCCCAGGGATTCCTCCGGAAGGTAGATACCGGGTTCGACCGTAATCACCATCCCCGCCCGCAGTTTCTCGTCGCGGCTGCCTACGTCGTGGACATTCATCCCCAGGTAATGGCTGGTGTAGTGGATGAAATACTCGCCGAATCCGGCCTCCTCGATCACTTTTTTCGCGGCCGCGTGGATATCGCGCAGGGTTACCCCGGGCCGGACCGCGGCGATACCGGCCTGCTGGGCGCGCAGAACAATATCGTAAACCTCTCGCTGACGGGCGGTAAACTTGCCGTCGACCGGAACCGTGCGGGTGATATCGGCGGTGTAGTAATCGAGTTCAGCCCCCACGTCCATCAGCAGCAGCTCGCCGGATTCGATCCGCCGGCGGTTTTCGTTGTAGTGCAGCGTCACGGTATTGGGCCCGGCCCCGACAATCGAGGGGAAGCCCGGCCGCTGGCTGCCGCGGCGGTGGAGGCCATATTCGATCAGCGCTTCCACCTCGTATTCGTACATCCCGGCCTTCACCGCGCCAATCGCTTCCACGAGCGCCTCGCCGGTAATATCCACCGCGCGCTGGAGCGTGGCGATCTCCGTTTCATCCTTGACCATTCGCAAGCTGTCCACCAGCCGGCCAAGCGGCCTGATCTGCAGGTGCGGATAGCGTTCGGTTATTGTCGCCAGCAGAACCTCGGCTCCCGATCGAGGGCCGCCGATTTCCGAGGGGAGATAGTCGTAATAGACGGTTGTCAACCCGGCGGCCAGACCTGCGAACACTGTGTTAAACGTTCCGCGCTCGGCAGCCCTGGCGATCCCGGTGATTTTTTCTGTCCCGCTGCCCGGTCCGAGTTTGCTGCCGGTCCAGGCTTCCGAGAGACTGCCGTCGGCCAGGTTGCGCGCCGGGAGATACAGGACTTCCGGGCTGCGGGAGGCAGGGGCGATGAGCAGGAGC is a genomic window of Candidatus Glassbacteria bacterium containing:
- a CDS encoding aminopeptidase P family protein — its product is MRSIPIGLVLFAAIALQTIPASAQDSVYYNQRRDKLLSLLADDEAALIPGAWEKELETFRQSNNFFYFTGVVQPNLLLLIAPASRSPEVLYLPARNLADGSLSEAWTGSKLGPGSGTEKITGIARAAERGTFNTVFAGLAAGLTTVYYDYLPSEIGGPRSGAEVLLATITERYPHLQIRPLGRLVDSLRMVKDETEIATLQRAVDITGEALVEAIGAVKAGMYEYEVEALIEYGLHRRGSQRPGFPSIVGAGPNTVTLHYNENRRRIESGELLLMDVGAELDYYTADITRTVPVDGKFTARQREVYDIVLRAQQAGIAAVRPGVTLRDIHAAAKKVIEEAGFGEYFIHYTSHYLGMNVHDVGSRDEKLRAGMVITVEPGIYLPEESLGVRIEDDVLVTENGSRVLSRNIPSTVDELEGLMAR